A stretch of DNA from Brevibacterium sp. CBA3109:
GCCCAGACGTCGGTCATCACTGCTTGGCCGTCAACCAATTCGACCCCGACCGGGTGCTGCATCCAGGAGTTCGCAACGATGATGAAGTAGGCGGAGATCCATGATCCGATCACGGCGCACCAGAGGCTGCCCAAGTGAACCGCACGCGGGAGCCTGCCCCAGCCGAAGATCCAGAGTCCGAGGAATGTGGACTCCAGGAAGAACGCGAGCAGCGCCTCCAGCGCCAGCGGCGCACCGAATACGTCCCCCACGAACCGAGAGTATTCGCTCCAGGCCATACCGAATTGAAACTCTTGGACCAGACCCGTCGCCACGCCCATGATGAAGTTGATGAGGAAGAGCTTCCCGAAGAACTTGGTGCTGCGCAGGTACATCTCGTTGCCCGTGCGGTGGTACATGGTCTGCAGTATCGCGACCAGCATGCCGAGACCGAGGGTGAGCGGGACCATCCAGAAGTGATAGACGGTGGTGATGCCGAATTGCCAGCGCCCGATGAGAACCGGATCCAGGTCCATGGGTACTCCGTTCGTGGAAGACCAATTTTCTACAACGCGTAGAATTCTACATCGCGTAGAAACATTTGCGGCAATATTCTGCCGGCTGAGATCTGCCGTCCCAGATTCCGCGTCAGTGCCCGCTAGCGTTCACTCCACTTCCACGTGGCGTGCACATCCCCGGTGTGACCAAAAGGTGCTACACCAGCGGCCACGAAGCGGATCACGGGCGGTTTCACATGGAATTCGACAGCCAGTAGAGATAGACTGAACTGGCAAGAAGAGCCATCTCTTCGAAGGACAAGGACACCGTGGGAACACTGGGCGAACTCGAACGCAGCGTCATGGACGCCATCTGGGTACATGATGATGGATTGAGCGCGGCCGAACTCCGCGATGTGCTGGCAGCACGCGACCTCGCACTGACCACCGTCCACACCGTCCTCACCCGGCTGGAGAAGAAGGGCTTCGTCACTCGCGACCGCAGCATCCGCCCACATCGCTACCTCGCGGTTTCGACGCGCGAAGACCATGTCGCAGAGCTGATGACCGAAGTCCTGTCACAGGCTCCGGATCGCCAGGCCGTTCTTGCCCGATTCCTCGGCACCGTGTCGGAGGCCGATACGAAGGCTCTGCGCAATTTGCTGGGACGCAATCACTCGACCAACTCCTGAAGCAGGTCGTTTTCGAGCATGAGCATCGTGGGATCCGTCCTCGCGGTACTTGCATTTCTCTTAGCGTGGCCGGTTCCGGCCGCGCTCTCCCGTTTTCGGGGAGACCCTATTTCGAAGGTCATCTTGTGGCAGGCCGTCGGCCTTTCCGGTGGCCTCTCACTCATCGGAACAGCGCTGGCTTTCGCTGTTGCCCCCGCCTCGCGCAGCCTGCCTGAGGGGCTTTGGCAGCTTGCCAGAGGACAGTCGCACGCTCATCTCACTGTCTTCGCCTGGATTTTCCTCATCATCGCGGTGGCACTCATCGGACGACTGTTGGGATGCCTCGCCCTGACGTTCTACTCCGCGCGCAAGACTCGAATTCGCCATGATGAGATCCTGCATCTGCTCAGCGAACCGTCCGCGACGTACTCGGATACGCGGATCATCACGACCGATGAGGCTGTCGCCTATTGCCTGCCCCAGGGTCCGCGCAAAGGCACTACGGTGCTCTCAACCGGGTTGCTCGAAGTCCTCAGCGAGGACGAGCGCACGGCCGTCATCGCCCATGAGAGAGCTCATCTGGACTTCCGCCACGACGTGCTCGTGATTCCCTTCGCCGCGTGGCACCGTGCTTTGCCGTTCTTCTCGGCCACCGCGATCGGCCTCAACTCCGTCAATGGCCTGATTGAACTCATGGCCGATGACCAAGCGCGCGAAGATGTCGATCCGGCGATTCTGTCGCTGGCAGTGCGTGAAGCGGCACGCATCAGCCCCGAACATCGCAGCGATCTCTCGGACCAGCGGATCGACCGTCTCTCACGGCCCCTGGACCCTGCGCGGGTGCCGGTGCGCGTGACGTCGACCCTCGTAGCATTGGGCTTGCTGCTCGCCCCCAGCCTGTTGCTCTTCGTCCCCATCGCTCCCGGATTCTGACTCGCCGCGCCACTCCGGTGGACCCTCCGGAGCCCACCGGTTCGACTCCCGGAGGGCTCACATGCTTGACTCAGCTATCGATGCGTTCGGCGTCGAGAACAGCGGCTCCCGAGACGATGAAGTCTTTTCGCGGGCCGACAGACGAGCCCATCAGAAGCTCGAAGGTGTTCTCTGCCGCCTCGGCGTCGGCCATTGTGACCCGACGCAGTGTGCGCATGCTCGGGTCCATCGTGGTCTCCGCCAACTGGTCGGCATCCATCTCGCCAAGTCCCTTGTAGCGCTGGATGGGTTCCTTGTACGTCTTCTTCGACTTCTCCAGCTTCTTCAGCAGTGCATGGAGTTCTGCCTCGCTGTACGTGTAGATGACGTCGTTGCGCGTGCCCCGCTTCGTGACCACCTCCACACGGTGCAGGGGCGGCACAGCCGCGAACACTCGTCCCTGTTCGACCAGTGGCTTCATATAACGGAAGAACAGGGTCAGCAGCAGGGTGCGGATGTGAGCGCCGTCGACGTCAGCATCGGTCATGATGATGACACGTCCGTAGCGGGCCACATCAATGTCGAAGCTGCGGCCGGACCCGGCCCCGATGACCTGGATCAGAGCAGCACATTCGACGTTGGCCAACATGTCCGACAACGACGCCTTCTGCACGTTGAGGATCTTGCCGCGGATCGGAAACAGTGCCTGATGGTCGGAGTTGCGAGCAGCTTTCGCGGTTCCCATCGCGGAGTCACCCTCGACGATGAACAACTCCGTGTTCTCCACCCCGTTGTCACGGCAGTCGTAGAGTTTGGCTGGCAGAGACGACGCTTCAAGCGCAGTTTTGCGACGCTGGTTCTCTTTGTGTGTGCGGGCCGAGATGCGCGACTTGAGCTCTGCAACCACCTTCTCCATGAGGACGGCAGCCTGTTGCTTCTCTGCGCGCTTGGTCGAAGACAGGATTTCGCCCAGCTGCTTCTCAACCGTTTTTGCCACGATCTGTTTGACCGCAGCCGTACCCAGGACTTCCTTGGTCTGCCCTTCGAACTGAGGCTCGGCCAACTGCACCGTGATCACAGCGGTCAGACCGGCCAGGACGTCGTCTTTCTCGAGCTTGTCCTTGCCCAGCTTGAGTTTGCGGGCGTTGGCCTCGACGGCCTTGCGCATGGCCTTGAGGCTGGCCTGTTCGAAGCCTGCCAAGTGGGTTCCGCCGTGGGGAGTGGACACGACGTTGACGAAGGACTTGACCTTCGTGTCATAGCCCGTCCCCCACCGCAGGGCGATGTCAACGCCGACTTCGCGCTCGACCTCTTTCGAAACCAGGTGACCCGAGGAGTCGAGCACCGGTACTGTCTCGCTGAACTTTCCAGTGTCCTGCAGACGCCAAGTGTCAGTAATCGGAGGGTCAATCGAGAGATGGTCGACGAATTCGGTGATGCCGCCGTCGAAGCGGAAAACCTCGAGGCGTTCGGCGATAACCTCGCCAGTCTCGTCACGAGCGACTCCACGACGGTCTTCGATCCGCAGCTCGAGCCCAGGTACGAGGAACGCCGTCTGGCGTGCACGCTCGACGAGGTGCTGGTAGTCGAACTGGGCTTTGGACAGGAAGATCTGCGGGTCAGCCCAATACTGAACGCGGGTGCCCGTGACTCCCCTCTTCGCCTTCCGGACGACGTCGAGTCCGGTCGGCTCCTGAAATTCTTCGAACGGGTTGTCGGGGCCGGGCTGGCCGGAGGAATCGTCGAAACGTCCCGGCACACCTCGATGGAAGGACATCTTGTGAACCTTCGATCCGCGTGTGACTTCGACATCGAGCCGGGCGGAGAGTGCGTTGACGACGGAGGCACCGACGCCATGGAGACCACCGGACGCGGCATAAGAACTGCCACCGAACTTGCCTCCGGCATGGAGTTTGGTCAGGACCACCTCGACGCCGGTCAACCCGGTCTTGGGCTCGATGTCCACGGGGATGCCCCGTCCGCTGTCCGTGACCGCCACCGAACCATCAGGTTCGAGTTCGATGAGGATCGACTTGCCGAAGCCGCCCAGAGCCTCATCGACGGCATTGTCGATGATCTCCCACAGGCAGTGCATCAGCCCTCGGGAATCCGTGGTCCCGATGTACATGCCCGGGCGTTTGCGAACTGCCTCGAGGCCCGACAACACCGACAGATGCCTGGCGCCGTAACTTTCCTCTTCCACACGCTTCCTCTCGTTCGATTAAATTCTAATCGCTCAACCCGATCTGTCGATGCCATTGCGAGCCGTGTCTCGCTCCGATTGCGCCGAATGCCACCGTTGGCGGCATATTTGCTGGAACAATGGCACCATGTCTCCACCTCGCCGCGCTCTGATCCCCGTCCTGTGCGCCATTCTCGCACTGCAGGGGCTGGCCGGGTGCGGTTCGAACCCGCCTCCACCCGACTCATCCACTCCGGTGGCGCCCGAAGGGATGTCTGACCCCAAGGGCTCTGAAGCCCGGGACGCCCCGACGACACAGCCCGGAACCGATCTCAGCGGTCGCACCGTCGCCATCGACCCCGGCCACAACGGCGGCAACGCCTCGCACCCGAACACGATCACTCGCCCGGTGCCCGATGGACGAGGCGGGACCAAGGCGTGCAACACCACGGGAACGGCAACCGACTCCGACTACCCTGAATCCGACTTCACCTGGGGCGTCGGTCAGAAACTGAAGCACGACCTAGAAGATGCCGGCGCCGAGGTTGTCATGAGTCGCGATGACAACGACAGTGTAGGCCCCTGCGTCGACGAACGCGGTACATTCGCCGATGACGCCGACCTCATGATCAGCATCCACGCCAACGGAAGCGAATCGACGAAGGCCAAGGGCTTCCATGTCATCGTCGCGCAGCCGGGCAGGTCCGAAACAGTCGAAGACGACTCGAACCGCCTCGCCGATGCCATGAGCAAGGCCATGGCTGACCCGTTCACCCCCAACACCGCATATGGGAAGAACGCAATCAGCCGGCGCCCCGACTTGGCGGGACTCAACAACGCCTCTGTTCCTGCCGTCATCGTCGAATGTGGTGAGATGCGCAATCCCGACGAAGCCAAGACGATGGAATCGAAATCCGGTCAGCAGAAGTACGCTGAAGCGCTGATGCAGGGCATCGTCGACTGGTACTGAACGGTCCTCGAGTGGTCCTGAGTTTGCGTCGAGCGAACCTGAACGCGTCGGGCTGCACAGGTCATGCAATAGCCAAATCGCCTGCGGTCGCGACAGTTCGCGTCCGCAGGCGATCATGGTCACCGGGCTCATGCCCTGAGGCCGCAGCCATGGCAGGAGACAGTTGTCTCAGTCGAGGTAGTCCCGCAGAACCTGTGAGCGCGAAGGGTGTCGCAGCTTCGCCATGGTCTTGGACTCTATCTGGCGGATACGCTCACGCGTGACTCCGTAGACCTTCCCGATCTCATCCAGAGTCTTCGGCTGGCCGTCGTTGAGGCCGAAGCGCATCGACACGACACCGGCTTCACGTTCCGACAAGGTGTCGAGAACCGAGTGCAGCTGTTCCTGCAGCAGGGTGAAGCTGACCGAGTCTGACGGTACGACCGCTTCGGAGTCCTCGATGAGGTCACCGAACTCCGAGTCACCATCTTCACCGAGCGGCGTGTGCAGCGAGATGGGCTCGCGGCCGTACTTCTGAACCTCAACGACACGTTCAGGTGTCATGTCGAGTTCCTTGGCGAGTTCCTCCGGGCTCGGCTCACGTCCGAGATCCTGCAGCATCTGACGCTGGACACGAGCAAGCTTGTTGATGACCTCGACCATGTGCACGGGAATGCGAATGGTGCGAGCCTGATCGGCCATGGCACGGGTGATAGCCTGACGGATCCACCACGTGGCGTATGTCGAGAACTTGAAGCCCTTCGTGTAGTCGAACTTCTCGACTGCACGGATGAGGCCCAGGTTGCCCTCCTGAATCAGGTCGAGGAAGAGCATTCCACGACCGGTGTAGCGCTTAGCCAACGAGACGACGAGACGCAGGTTCGCCTCGAGGAGGTGGTTCTTCGCAATGCGACCGTCGTGGATAATCCACTTGTAGTCCATAGACTCACGCGGTTCGGTGATGCCACCGGCATCGAGAAGATGCTCGGCGTACATTCCGGCTTCGATGCGCTTGGCCAGATCGACCTCTTCGGCCGCATTGAGCAGTGCGACCTTGCCAATCTGCTTGAGGTAGTCCTTGACCGGATCGGCGGTGGCTCCCGCCGAGACGACCTGCTGTGCAGGAGCATCTTCTTCGTCGGCGTCGGAGACGATGAAGCCGCCAGCTTCTGTAACAGCGGCGTTCTTCTCTTTCTCTTCGGAGTTCTTCGTCTCGGTCGCCTCAGCTGGGCTCTGCTCAGTCCCGAGAGTGTCGGTTGCCGGCTCGACTGCCTCGCCCGCTTCGAGCGCGTCATCGGACTTCTTCTTCGCCCCCGCGGCCTTAGTGGGCTTCGCAGCCGTCTTTTTGGCACCGGTGGTCTTCGCCACCTTTGCGGCGGTCGGTTTCGTCGCGGCAGTTTTGGCGGTCGCCGTCTTTCGGGCCGCGGTGGTCTGCTTGGTCCCGGTTTCCGCAGCGGTCGCTGAAGCCGATGTCTTCGTCGTCTTCGTGGCTCCCTTCGACGCCGCAGTGGTCTTGGATCCAGCGGTGGAGGTCTTGGCGGCCGTTCCCTCCGACTTTTCCGTCACCGTCGTGGATTCCTTGTCGACTCTCGGCACGTGTTCACCTTTCGCGAGCGTTGAAACTTCTCGAATGCACCAGGACATTACTAAGACCCATGTCAAGAGGTCCAGGTATCGGGCCCGGGGGGAACACAGAGTTCGCCCATGATGCTATGACAGGGTCAACACCCAATTTTCGCACGATATTCCCGGCTTGGCGAATTGAGCCCTTGACGCTGGCTCCGGCCCGCGCGCCGAGGTCTTCCCTGAGAGCCGACACCGCATCGTAGAGCTCATCCGGGGCCGCGTCGTGCTGACATCAGCCAGCGTGGGAGATACCCCTGTTCAACCGCGTCCAGGATCAGGGTGGCCATCGCGTGGTCAGCGTCGAGTTCGAGTCCTGCCTGGGCGTACTGCTCTGCCATCGTCGAGCCTCCCAACGACCATTCGAACCATGCGATCACAGCATATGCGGTGGCGCGGACGTCGGGATGACCCAGGGGTATGTAGGCCCTGAGGAACTCGATGCCCAGCTGAACATCGCGAGGGAGAGGAGCACGCGGAGAGAGCCCCACCATGTGCTGTGCAGCCTGCGGAGACAACGCATATCTCTGCGCGCGAAGGTGGAGCTGACCCGGACCGCACGTCTCAATGTCAGCCGGCGCGAAATTCGGGTGATCAAAGCTGAGGATCATTTCGAGTGCGTCCCGAGACCATTTTTCGCTGAGGATCGCGTCGACTGACTTGATCGTCTGCAGCGTCATCAACTCTGCCACGGCAGCCCGGTCGATGGTGTCCTCCCCTTCCCTTAGGCGGGCCAGCCGCGGGTACAGGTTGGAAAGGACGTCGAAGCCATCGGCGATGGTCAGCCAGGTGTCGCAGTGACCGTTGCGACTCACAGTGAATTCTGCTCTCGACACGGGCCTGACGACGAGTTCCTGCGGTGATGCTGCAGGAGAGGAACCCGCCGCGACGAGTTCGGTTGCACAGGCCGATGTCGAGGCGGCTTCAAGCAGTGTGCTGATCTGCGCATCGCCGTCGATGCGGCCAAATCGCTCCTCGCTGACCCACCATGCGCTCAGCGTGTCGATGCCTCGCTCTTCCAGCGACAGCGCAATCTCATCGATGGCCGCCCGGATGAGATCTCGATGGACGCGCGGGTACTCATCACCGAGTGCCCCGACTCCCGCGCGAATCGCCTCTGGCGTGCCGCACTGGTAGTCCGAGTCGTAGAGAACGAGGAACACCCCCGTTGCAGTGCACGCTCCAGTGATGAGATCGCTGTACCACTGCCCGCCCTCGGCCACGAGATGGGCGGCAGTCTCCAAGTCGAAGTCGATGCGCAACGTCGTCGCACATGTCTGGGTGCCGCGTTCGTCGGGTCCCACGATGACAGCCACGAGGCTCTCCCGTGGAATGTAGCCAAGAGTGTGGGGCACGATTCCGATGATGTCTTCTGCTGTCTTCGCTGTGGTCTCCATGGCATCACTTCAGCTCCGGAACTGCCGGATTGGCCAGAGTGAGCTGAGCGCATGTGGAAACACCTGAGGTGTCCACAGCCCAAACGCACTCAAGTGTGGGCCGATATCCCCACGCAATGTCGCGCAGAATTGCCACCACGGCTCAACTGGCATACAAGTGAGGGGTGGCAAAACGACGGATATACACAGCACCTGGCTCACAAGTCGTCGAAATCTCGACCGGCACCGCGCGCCTGGAGAAGGTCGACGGGGAGGCCGACAGCTATGTCCTCCATGTCAATGGCGTGCCGTCCTCGTCGATCACTCTGAGCGAGCCGACTCGTCTGGACTTTGAATATCTGGATTGGATGTCGCGGATCATCGATGTCCAGTTTGCGGCCGGCCCGCTGCGAGCAGTCCACATCGGTGCTGCCGGATGCGCACTCGCCCGTGCCCTCCATGCCCAGCGACCGGGTTCGAAGCAGACAGCGATCGACATCGACTCAGCTCTCCTCGACTACTCTCGCACCTGGTTCGATCTTCCGCGAGCCCCTGGGCTGGCTCTGCGTGCCGGAGACGGCGCTGTCGAAGCGGAGAAGTTCCGTCCCGACACTCTTGACGTGCTCATCCGTGACGCCTTCGACCATGACTCCGTGCCGCCAACCCTCCAGACCTCGGAGTTCTTCACCACCTGCGCGCGGATCCTCAAAGACTCAGGCATCTATATCGCCAACGTCCCCGATTCTGGCAACCACCGCGTCCTCAGAGCCGAGCTTGAGCTGCTGAAACCTGCTTTCGAACATGTCGCGGCGGCTGCCGAGCCCGGAATTCTCAAAGGTCGCAGACGCGGGAACGTGGTCGTCATCGCCTCGAACTCCCCACTGCTCGCGCCCGACCTCGATAGAAGTCTGCGCACTGCGGCGACAATGGCGACATTCCTGACGGGGCAAGGCCTGATGTCGAGACTGGGACTGTGACGGAACACACCAGCAGTGAATCTTTGCTTCCAACTACTCCCGGTGAGAAAAGTTCGGCATAATGGAATGCCGATTGGGAAGGTGAGATGACCG
This window harbors:
- a CDS encoding fused MFS/spermidine synthase, whose protein sequence is MAKRRIYTAPGSQVVEISTGTARLEKVDGEADSYVLHVNGVPSSSITLSEPTRLDFEYLDWMSRIIDVQFAAGPLRAVHIGAAGCALARALHAQRPGSKQTAIDIDSALLDYSRTWFDLPRAPGLALRAGDGAVEAEKFRPDTLDVLIRDAFDHDSVPPTLQTSEFFTTCARILKDSGIYIANVPDSGNHRVLRAELELLKPAFEHVAAAAEPGILKGRRRGNVVVIASNSPLLAPDLDRSLRTAATMATFLTGQGLMSRLGL
- a CDS encoding DUF4192 family protein, whose protein sequence is METTAKTAEDIIGIVPHTLGYIPRESLVAVIVGPDERGTQTCATTLRIDFDLETAAHLVAEGGQWYSDLITGACTATGVFLVLYDSDYQCGTPEAIRAGVGALGDEYPRVHRDLIRAAIDEIALSLEERGIDTLSAWWVSEERFGRIDGDAQISTLLEAASTSACATELVAAGSSPAASPQELVVRPVSRAEFTVSRNGHCDTWLTIADGFDVLSNLYPRLARLREGEDTIDRAAVAELMTLQTIKSVDAILSEKWSRDALEMILSFDHPNFAPADIETCGPGQLHLRAQRYALSPQAAQHMVGLSPRAPLPRDVQLGIEFLRAYIPLGHPDVRATAYAVIAWFEWSLGGSTMAEQYAQAGLELDADHAMATLILDAVEQGYLPRWLMSARRGPG
- a CDS encoding BlaI/MecI/CopY family transcriptional regulator, with the translated sequence MGTLGELERSVMDAIWVHDDGLSAAELRDVLAARDLALTTVHTVLTRLEKKGFVTRDRSIRPHRYLAVSTREDHVAELMTEVLSQAPDRQAVLARFLGTVSEADTKALRNLLGRNHSTNS
- a CDS encoding M56 family metallopeptidase — encoded protein: MSIVGSVLAVLAFLLAWPVPAALSRFRGDPISKVILWQAVGLSGGLSLIGTALAFAVAPASRSLPEGLWQLARGQSHAHLTVFAWIFLIIAVALIGRLLGCLALTFYSARKTRIRHDEILHLLSEPSATYSDTRIITTDEAVAYCLPQGPRKGTTVLSTGLLEVLSEDERTAVIAHERAHLDFRHDVLVIPFAAWHRALPFFSATAIGLNSVNGLIELMADDQAREDVDPAILSLAVREAARISPEHRSDLSDQRIDRLSRPLDPARVPVRVTSTLVALGLLLAPSLLLFVPIAPGF
- a CDS encoding RNA polymerase sigma factor; amino-acid sequence: MSWCIREVSTLAKGEHVPRVDKESTTVTEKSEGTAAKTSTAGSKTTAASKGATKTTKTSASATAAETGTKQTTAARKTATAKTAATKPTAAKVAKTTGAKKTAAKPTKAAGAKKKSDDALEAGEAVEPATDTLGTEQSPAEATETKNSEEKEKNAAVTEAGGFIVSDADEEDAPAQQVVSAGATADPVKDYLKQIGKVALLNAAEEVDLAKRIEAGMYAEHLLDAGGITEPRESMDYKWIIHDGRIAKNHLLEANLRLVVSLAKRYTGRGMLFLDLIQEGNLGLIRAVEKFDYTKGFKFSTYATWWIRQAITRAMADQARTIRIPVHMVEVINKLARVQRQMLQDLGREPSPEELAKELDMTPERVVEVQKYGREPISLHTPLGEDGDSEFGDLIEDSEAVVPSDSVSFTLLQEQLHSVLDTLSEREAGVVSMRFGLNDGQPKTLDEIGKVYGVTRERIRQIESKTMAKLRHPSRSQVLRDYLD
- a CDS encoding DNA topoisomerase IV subunit B, which encodes MEEESYGARHLSVLSGLEAVRKRPGMYIGTTDSRGLMHCLWEIIDNAVDEALGGFGKSILIELEPDGSVAVTDSGRGIPVDIEPKTGLTGVEVVLTKLHAGGKFGGSSYAASGGLHGVGASVVNALSARLDVEVTRGSKVHKMSFHRGVPGRFDDSSGQPGPDNPFEEFQEPTGLDVVRKAKRGVTGTRVQYWADPQIFLSKAQFDYQHLVERARQTAFLVPGLELRIEDRRGVARDETGEVIAERLEVFRFDGGITEFVDHLSIDPPITDTWRLQDTGKFSETVPVLDSSGHLVSKEVEREVGVDIALRWGTGYDTKVKSFVNVVSTPHGGTHLAGFEQASLKAMRKAVEANARKLKLGKDKLEKDDVLAGLTAVITVQLAEPQFEGQTKEVLGTAAVKQIVAKTVEKQLGEILSSTKRAEKQQAAVLMEKVVAELKSRISARTHKENQRRKTALEASSLPAKLYDCRDNGVENTELFIVEGDSAMGTAKAARNSDHQALFPIRGKILNVQKASLSDMLANVECAALIQVIGAGSGRSFDIDVARYGRVIIMTDADVDGAHIRTLLLTLFFRYMKPLVEQGRVFAAVPPLHRVEVVTKRGTRNDVIYTYSEAELHALLKKLEKSKKTYKEPIQRYKGLGEMDADQLAETTMDPSMRTLRRVTMADAEAAENTFELLMGSSVGPRKDFIVSGAAVLDAERIDS
- a CDS encoding N-acetylmuramoyl-L-alanine amidase encodes the protein MSPPRRALIPVLCAILALQGLAGCGSNPPPPDSSTPVAPEGMSDPKGSEARDAPTTQPGTDLSGRTVAIDPGHNGGNASHPNTITRPVPDGRGGTKACNTTGTATDSDYPESDFTWGVGQKLKHDLEDAGAEVVMSRDDNDSVGPCVDERGTFADDADLMISIHANGSESTKAKGFHVIVAQPGRSETVEDDSNRLADAMSKAMADPFTPNTAYGKNAISRRPDLAGLNNASVPAVIVECGEMRNPDEAKTMESKSGQQKYAEALMQGIVDWY